In Mercenaria mercenaria strain notata chromosome 15, MADL_Memer_1, whole genome shotgun sequence, a single genomic region encodes these proteins:
- the LOC123553264 gene encoding protein zer-1 homolog gives MAEVYRHSDALDIWPANTPSSLEDICIIYFLDHIFKFLEKTDDSYRLKQGITFPQGLSDKLLAKLVTHTKHLQDTDDNVFGIFNNRATTSLTELPLRYTAVSSDQLSYLCLHPLREIDIAYCSEIKGKFVKCINQAHRTLRVLQLGGYDQFERMEFLLEGDDQYSTPSEQGDGARSLSQSAIFVLPNLRSLSIRDINAFRPIDGVYIENVPLIDRVIRPLKSLTHLDLCDCHLEKKTLEEIGDLDLPNLMSLSMCDVLNGCETALDNLCRLTTLRHLDVSQGDDTTMFLPVQYPKPTDRLQAIIASMPNLRSLDISGTNLAGYAPVQKTSHRLEAKSKEEDPSDEDVGLPGSDGRQFNFLGLLNCADNASHRKNIPAQKVTGDFSEEQILLAVHVYRDKPNLLTRGFNYLFNRFRFETVKTHCLALEGILSGMERNKHDKHVQISGSASLFYIVKGCKKDRITHTQKRRVIGCLLDAMERHMAEHTMMRNGCLTLCHFNIPYEVLYCYNRLVRILLQMLRRDYNDDFLLRIGIFLLNSLACQVEGEHKQILGQTGVVEIMSNIIKLKVENRICDEILEVCWSTLWNVTDETETNCVKFMEQGGMYLFLDCFKMFPDKEELLRNMMGLMGNIAEVQKLRKDLMNKEYVTVFTNFLESTKDGIEVSYNAAGVLSHLLSDQEEEWTIESPSRQEVISRIVQAIKRWPLDSKRNINYRSFGPILHLVKCYQSHASQYWAVWALCNLTQVYPDKYCQLLKDEGGLELLEIVTRDPRPIDAIKQLAEQVITFINNRNCLPPCENVDDVEMNGDIENGNQ, from the exons ATGGCAGAAGTCTATAGGCATTCTGATGCTCTGGATATTTGGCCTGCAAATACGCCTTCAAGTTTAGAAGACATATGCATAATCTACTTCTTGGACCACATTTTCAAATTCTTGGAAAAAACAGACGATTCTTACCGATTAAAGCAAGGAATTACTTTCCCACAGGGTCTAAGTGACAAATTACTGGCCAAGCTCGTTACTCATACCAAGCATTTACAAGACACTGATGATAATGTTTTCGGAATTTTCAACAATCGTGCCACAACCAGTCTGACGGAACTTCCATTAAGATATACAGCAGTGAGTTCAGACCAACTGAGTTACTTGTGTCTTCATCCCCTTCGTGAAATTGACATTGCTTACTGTTCGGAAATTAAAGGAAAGTTTGTCAAGTGTATAAATCAGGCTCATAGGACGTTGCGTGTTTTACAGCTTGGCGGCTATGATCAGTTTGAGCGTATGGAATTTCTCCTTGAAGGAGACGATCAGTACAGTACACCAAGTGAACAGGGTGATGGTGCAAGAAGTTTATCTCAGTCTGCGATATTTGTGTTACCGAACTTGCGGTCACTCTCTATTAGAGATATTAATGCTTTTCGGCCAATAGATGGTGTGTATATAGAAAATGTTCCTCTGATTGACAGAGTAATTCGTCCTTTAAAAAGTCTGACTCATTTAGACCTTTGTGATTGTCACCTGGAGAAGAAAACTTTAGAGGAAATCGGTGACCTGGACTTACCAAATCTTATGTCTCTAAGTATGTGTGATGTTCTAAATGGATGCGAAACAGCTCTTGATAACCTCTGCAGGTTGACAACTTTGAG GCACCTAGATGTGTCACAAGGTGATGATACTACAATGTTTCTGCCAGTACAATACCCCAAACCTACAGACCGATTACAGGCCATTATAGCCAGCATGCCAAACCTGAGATCCCTTGACATCTCCGGTACAAATCTCGCTGGATATGCCCCGGTACAGAAAACTTCACATCGTCTCGAGGCAAAGTCAAAAGAGGAAGACCCTTCCGATGA AGATGTAGGGTTACCAGGCAGTGACGGTCGACAATTCAACTTCCTGGGACTTCTCAACTGTGCTGACAATGCCTCGCATAGGAAAAATATACCTGCTCAAAAG GTGACAGGTGATTTTTCAGAGGAGCAGATACTGTTGGCAGTGCATGTGTACCGAGACAAGCCGAATCTGCTGACAAGAGGTTTCAACTACTTGTTTAACAGATTTAGATTTGAAACTGTGAAAACCCACTGTTTAGCTTTAGAG GGTATTCTGTCAGGAATGGAGCGTAACAAACATGACAAGCATGTGCAGATCTCTGGTAGTGCTTCATTGTTCTATATTGTGAAAGGCTGCAAGAAAGACAGAATCACACATACACAGAAAAG AAGAGTGATTGGCTGTCTGCTTGATGCAATGGAGCGACACATGGCTGAACATACA ATGATGAGAAATGGCTGTCTGACTCTTTGTCATTTCAACATACCCTATGAAGTG TTGTACTGCTACAATCGCCTGGTCAGGATACTACTTCAGATGTTACGCCGAGATTATAACGATGATTTCCTGTTACGTATAGGAATCTTCTTGCTAAACAGTCTGGCATGCCAGGTGGAGGGCGAGCACAAGCAGATTCTGGGACAAACTGGAGTCGTTGAG ATAATGAGCAACATTatcaaactgaaagtagaaaacaGGATCTGTGATGAAATACTGGAAGTTTGCTGGAGCACATTGTGGAATGTCACAG ATGAAACAGAAACAAACTGTGTAAAGTTCATGGAGCAAGGAGGCATGTACCTGTTCTTAGATTGCTTCAAG ATGTTTCCAGACAAGGAGGAGCTGCTGAGAAACATGATGGGTTTAATG GGAAACATTGCTGAAGTGCAAAAACTGAGAAAGGATCTGATGAATAAAGAATATGTGACAGTCTTCAC aaatttTCTTGAGTCAACAAAGGATGGTATAGAAGTAAGTTACAATGCAGCTGGTGTTCTGTCTCATTTGTTGTCAGATCAGGAGGAGGAATGGACGATAGAGAGCCCCTCGAGGCAGGAAGTTATCAGCAGAATCGTGCAGGCTATCAAGCGCTGGCCACTTGACAGCAAACGTAACATCAATTACAG GTCCTTTGGTCCTATTCTACATCTTGTTAAATGTTACCAGTCTCATGCCTCACAATATTGGGCAGTCTGGGCGCTTTGCAATCTCACACAAGTCTACc CTGACAAATATTGCCAGTTATTGAAGGATGAAGGCGGTCTAGAGCTGCTGGAGATAGTGACAAGGGATCCTCGACCTATAGATGCAATCAAACAATTGGCTGAACAAGTCATCACTTTCATAAACAATAGGAATTGTTTACCGCCCTGTGAAAATGTTGACGATGTTGAAATGAATGGTGACATTGAGAATGGGAACCAGTAG